ATGCCAGCCGTACCCAGGTCCTCGCGCACCGCTCGTGGCGCTGTCGTCGGATCGGTGTCGCGTGCTGCCCAGTCCTCCGGGTTGCTGGAGTTCTGTTTCTGGACGTCGGCGCTGATCAAACTGGCGTCCACAGCAAAACCTTGATCACCGACAAGCCCTTCTTCCATGCAGCGTGCCACGGTTGTCTCGAACACATGCCTTAGCAGATCGCTCTCACGGAACCGACCGTGCCGGTCCTTGGAAAAAGTCGAATGATTTGGAAGGCGGTCTGTCAGATCAAGGCGGCAGAACCAGCGATAGGCTAGGTTCAGATGCACCTCTTCGCACAACCTCCGCTCGGATCGGATGCCGAAGCAGGATCCTACCAGCAGCATGCGGATCAGCAATTCAGGATCAATCGATTGGCGGCCCGTGTAGCTGTAGAAGTCCGCAAGATGCGCCCGAATGCTTCTCAGATCAACAAAGCGATCTATCGACCGCAACAAGTGACCCTGCGGGACATGATCCTCCAGCGAAAACTCGTAAAACAGTGCAGCCTGTGCTTCCTGCTTTGGTCCCATCATCGCCAGATCCTCCTGCTCGTTGAGAGAATTGAATCAGCAGGTCATCCGTCGATCTAGGAAGAGTTTTTCAATAAAATCGGCTCAATTTGCACGATGCTGCAGATCGCACGAGCGACTACTTGGGCGAAGTATCGTTCATCAGGAGATTTCGTTTTGCCCGCCTATGACTGCGGCAGGAGTGGTTGAAGGGGCCCATTGGTTCGCCTAACCTTTTTTAAACACGGCGAGTATCCGAGAGAATAAGTGGAACAGATCATTCTCCTTTCCCGGCACGTGCACCTCGATCTGGCAATGATCCTGAATGAATTCCTGCTCAGCCACTTCGCCCTCCGACAGCGCCATTAAGGCCTTGTAGCTTGTGCGTAAGACGACGTCTGGGTTTGTTGCGGGCGCATAGTATACCGATGCTGTGCCTCCTTGGGCTTTCACTTCCATCTCCTCGCCATCGACAATCAAGCTGGTCACCACCTTCAGATCGCTGGCCTCAACCTGCTCGGCGGCCGCGCCCAATGTCACAGCGACTGTTCTAAGATTGCCAGGCTCGACGATTTCGCCTTCCGACGGGAACCGGGCTCCGAACATCGCCAGTTCAAAGATCAACGTGCGCGTTTTGCGCCCGAGTTCCGTCAATTCGTAAAGCGTCGTTGCATGCGGGCCTGGGGTTTTCTGCGCAAGGCCATCCTCGACCAGCTTCGCAAGCCGCTCTGTCAAAAGGTTGGCAGCAATACCCGTCAGGCCGCGCTGCAGGTCGGTGAAACGGGCTGGACCAGCATGCAAATCCCGCAAGATCAGCAGCGTCCAACGGTCGCCGACCCGATCAAGGCCACGCGCGATTGGGCAGAGCAGTTTGTAGGAACGCAGTTTCGCCATCTCGACCTCACGATATTGTTACTTTATTTTTTAAAGTGATAACTTTAATTCCAGTGCAAGCATATGAATCCGAGGCTTCCCTATGTCAACATATCCCAAAATCCTTGTCACAAGCGGCGCTGGAAAAACTGGCTTGCACGTGGCGCTTCAGTTGCTGGAGAAAGGCGTGCCGGTTCGGGCATTTGTGCGGCGCAAAGATCACCGCGCCGAGACACTGAAGCGCGCCGGTGCGGACGTCTTTGTCGGCAACCAATACGACGTGTCCGACCTGCGCAAAGCGATGCAAGGCGTTCAGCGTGCCTATCAATGCGCACCAACCGCACCTAACGGATTGCATTTCAATGCGGCCTTTACGATAGCAGCGGCGGAAGCAAAACTCGAACATGTAGTGACGCTCGGCCAATGGCTGACCAGCGCAAACCATCCGTCGCTGTTTACCCGCGAAGTCTATTTATCGGACGCGCTGGCGCGCCTGACTCCGGACACAACCGTCACATCGGTAGATCCTGGCTGGTTTGCAGATAACTACCTGATGGTCCTCGATGTGGCGGCCCATCTTGGCATGTTTACGATGCCGCTCGGGGCGGGCGACGAGAAGAAAAACGCACCTCCCAGCAACGAAGATATTGCGCGGGTTGTTGTTGGCGCACTTCTCGATCCTCGAACCCATGCTGGCAAACGCTACCGCCCAACCGGACCGACGCTTTTGTCCCCAAACGAGATTGCTGCCGCTATGGGGCGGGTATTGGGCCGCAAGGTCACGTATTTGGATATTTCGCAGAAGATGTTGACCAAGGCGCTTCGAGCGAACCCGCCGTCGCATTACTCAGAAGCGGCGGTATCCCAGCTCGCGCTTTATGCCGACGAATATCGCCGCGGCGCTTTTGCGGTGACTGCGCCGACCCAAGATGTGGCGGTCGTCGGTGGGCGCGAGCCCGAGGCGTTCGAGCACATTGTGCGCCGCTATGTGGCCGCGCAACCATCTCTGCAACCCGGCTTTGGGCGACGGCTGGCAGCAATTGCGGGGTTCCTAAAGATTTTGGCGACACCGGCCTTGGACCTGGCAAAGGTTCAAAGCAACCGCGACTACGTCGAAATCAAACAGCCGCTT
This genomic interval from Paracoccaceae bacterium contains the following:
- a CDS encoding helix-turn-helix domain-containing protein; this encodes MAKLRSYKLLCPIARGLDRVGDRWTLLILRDLHAGPARFTDLQRGLTGIAANLLTERLAKLVEDGLAQKTPGPHATTLYELTELGRKTRTLIFELAMFGARFPSEGEIVEPGNLRTVAVTLGAAAEQVEASDLKVVTSLIVDGEEMEVKAQGGTASVYYAPATNPDVVLRTSYKALMALSEGEVAEQEFIQDHCQIEVHVPGKENDLFHLFSRILAVFKKG
- a CDS encoding NmrA family NAD(P)-binding protein, with translation MSTYPKILVTSGAGKTGLHVALQLLEKGVPVRAFVRRKDHRAETLKRAGADVFVGNQYDVSDLRKAMQGVQRAYQCAPTAPNGLHFNAAFTIAAAEAKLEHVVTLGQWLTSANHPSLFTREVYLSDALARLTPDTTVTSVDPGWFADNYLMVLDVAAHLGMFTMPLGAGDEKKNAPPSNEDIARVVVGALLDPRTHAGKRYRPTGPTLLSPNEIAAAMGRVLGRKVTYLDISQKMLTKALRANPPSHYSEAAVSQLALYADEYRRGAFAVTAPTQDVAVVGGREPEAFEHIVRRYVAAQPSLQPGFGRRLAAIAGFLKILATPALDLAKVQSNRDYVEIKQPLFCQDSPEWAQTHAPPPSALKSFKID